In one Halorubrum sp. CBA1229 genomic region, the following are encoded:
- a CDS encoding Lrp/AsnC family transcriptional regulator, whose amino-acid sequence MADEAIDDVDRAILYALQEDARNTSSGDIAERAGTSDSTVRKRIQRLESDGVIKGYSAEVDYQRSGYPLRMLLYCTASIPERGELLPEILEVDGVVSVQELVTGEQNLLVTVVGESDDDITPVAQELLDMGLTVADEVLVRSHETTPFGTFDAETDS is encoded by the coding sequence ATGGCCGACGAAGCGATCGACGACGTGGACAGGGCGATCCTGTACGCGTTACAGGAAGACGCGCGGAACACCTCGTCCGGTGACATCGCCGAGCGGGCCGGGACCTCGGACAGCACCGTCCGCAAGCGCATCCAGCGCCTCGAGTCCGACGGGGTGATCAAGGGGTACAGCGCCGAGGTCGACTACCAGCGGTCGGGGTACCCGCTCCGGATGCTGCTCTACTGCACCGCGTCGATACCCGAGCGCGGCGAGCTGCTGCCGGAGATTCTCGAGGTCGACGGCGTCGTCTCGGTCCAGGAGCTGGTCACCGGCGAGCAGAACCTCCTCGTGACGGTCGTCGGCGAGTCGGACGACGACATCACGCCCGTGGCACAGGAGCTACTCGACATGGGGCTCACCGTCGCCGACGAGGTCCTCGTGCGGAGCCACGAGACGACGCCGTTCGGGACGTTCGACGCCGAGACCGACTCCTAA
- a CDS encoding universal stress protein produces MHGSDADEASAESPVADDRIGNRIGEPVVEPAVREAAESTETAAHARLKGVDRATRPDRVSSILVAVGAGPHTGATVDVAREIADATGSWLELFHVVPSDEALVDGDATAVDDADSDEYAAAGDRLLSAARDRLGGFDRVDRWLVEDRTAAGAIVEQSPYYDLVVVGAPTTGTVGRFVFGSTTDTVIDDAEVPVVVVEADGATALDVA; encoded by the coding sequence ATGCACGGGAGCGACGCGGACGAGGCGAGCGCCGAGTCGCCGGTGGCCGACGACCGGATCGGGAACCGGATCGGCGAGCCCGTCGTCGAGCCGGCCGTCAGGGAGGCGGCCGAGTCGACCGAGACGGCGGCACACGCCCGTCTGAAGGGAGTCGACCGGGCGACGCGCCCGGATCGGGTGTCTTCGATCCTGGTTGCGGTGGGCGCCGGTCCCCACACCGGGGCGACCGTCGACGTGGCCCGCGAGATCGCCGACGCGACCGGCTCGTGGCTCGAACTGTTCCACGTCGTCCCCTCCGACGAGGCGCTCGTGGACGGGGACGCGACGGCGGTCGACGACGCCGACAGCGACGAGTACGCCGCCGCCGGCGACCGCCTCCTCTCGGCCGCCCGCGACCGCCTCGGCGGCTTCGACCGGGTTGACCGCTGGCTCGTCGAGGACCGCACCGCGGCGGGGGCGATCGTCGAGCAGTCCCCGTACTACGACCTCGTGGTCGTCGGCGCCCCCACGACCGGCACCGTCGGGCGGTTCGTGTTCGGCTCCACGACCGACACCGTGATCGACGACGCCGAGGTCCCGGTGGTCGTCGTCGAGGCGGACGGGGCGACCGCGCTCGACGTCGCGTAG
- a CDS encoding amidohydrolase family protein produces the protein MEEITGTVLAGESFEPTRGRVVVEDGRIEAVEEVETGSTDIIAPAFVNAHTHLGDSVAKEAAVGLSLDEAVAPPESLKHRRLAAADRAELVSAMRRTLRYMRRTGTVSCLDFRENGVPGARALREATAPLDVDPFVFGSGDPAVLDVADGYGASGANDDAFDAERAACAERGVPFAIHAGEPDATDIHPALDLEPDLLVHMVHAEREHLDRVAEQSVPIAVCPRANTVLGVGDPPIRELLDHATVALGTDNVMLNSPSMFREMANAAKRFDVTDREVLRMATAAGAEIAGLDCGVIEPGRRAALVVIDGGSDNLVDTEDPVRAVVRRASALDVDRVVI, from the coding sequence ATGGAGGAGATAACGGGGACCGTCCTCGCCGGGGAGTCGTTCGAGCCGACTCGCGGCCGCGTCGTTGTCGAGGACGGCCGGATCGAGGCCGTCGAGGAGGTCGAAACGGGGTCGACCGACATCATCGCGCCCGCGTTCGTCAACGCGCACACGCACCTGGGTGACTCCGTCGCGAAGGAGGCGGCCGTCGGGCTGTCGCTCGACGAGGCGGTGGCCCCGCCGGAGAGCCTGAAACACCGGCGGCTCGCGGCCGCCGACCGCGCCGAGCTCGTGTCGGCGATGCGCCGGACGCTCCGATACATGCGGCGGACGGGGACGGTCTCCTGTCTGGACTTCCGCGAGAACGGGGTGCCCGGGGCGCGGGCGCTCCGCGAGGCGACGGCGCCCCTCGACGTCGACCCGTTCGTCTTCGGGAGCGGTGACCCCGCCGTCCTCGATGTCGCCGACGGATACGGCGCGTCCGGCGCGAACGACGACGCGTTCGACGCGGAGCGCGCCGCCTGCGCGGAGCGGGGCGTCCCCTTCGCCATCCACGCCGGCGAGCCGGACGCGACCGACATCCACCCGGCGCTCGACTTGGAGCCGGACCTGCTCGTCCACATGGTGCACGCGGAGCGAGAGCACCTCGACCGCGTCGCTGAGCAGTCGGTGCCGATCGCCGTCTGCCCCCGTGCGAACACCGTTCTCGGCGTCGGCGACCCGCCGATCCGAGAGCTGCTCGATCACGCGACGGTCGCGCTCGGCACGGACAACGTCATGTTGAACTCCCCGTCGATGTTCCGCGAGATGGCGAACGCGGCGAAGCGGTTCGACGTGACCGACCGGGAAGTCCTCCGGATGGCGACCGCCGCCGGCGCCGAGATCGCGGGGCTCGACTGCGGCGTCATCGAGCCCGGTCGCCGGGCGGCGCTCGTCGTCATCGACGGCGGCTCGGACAACCTGGTCGACACCGAGGACCCGGTGCGAGCCGTCGTCCGTCGCGCGAGCGCGCTCGACGTCGACCGCGTCGTTATTTAA